Part of the Micropterus dolomieu isolate WLL.071019.BEF.003 ecotype Adirondacks linkage group LG17, ASM2129224v1, whole genome shotgun sequence genome is shown below.
AACCCATTCAGTACAATGAAGAGGGACACTAGTGAAGTAAGAGGTGGAGGaaggggaaaagagagaaggacaACACAAATTTAAATCACTTAGTTCTTGAGAAGTAGAGAATAGGTCCTTGGCAGAATAAAACGGTGGCCCACACTGCCACAGATACCAGCCTGGCCCGACGAGCGCTGACCCAGGAGAGGGAGTGGACTGGATAGCAGATGCCAATGAAGCGATGCAGACTGATACAGCACAGGAACAGAATGGAACCTGCGGGAGTGATTGATATTCAAAATGCTCTTTTTCACACTGTAGTGAGTCTTACTTAATCTATGATAtcagtatgtatttttttagcATATTGTCTTCATGATGTGGTATGTATTGCATTTGTCTCAAGTCAGATCATACTGTATTACATcacattgtattgtattatatatatcAAATTGTCTATCTGTtggattttaattgtttttaagttgtAGGTCTGGAACTGATGTAATTAAATTTTCGATGACACTGAGTCAGttaaaatatttctcttttttatatattcttGTATGATATCCTGCCACAGGAGTatgtcatttttgtattttaatgtatcATATCacattgtattgttttgtacTGTATTGTACAGTATCATAGCCTATCGTATCGTAGCTTATAGTGTGTCGTGTCATGATCTTACCATAGCACATTCTATGGTAGCTTAGTGTAAGGTACCATAGCCCTGTGTAGCATATTGCACCATATCTTATATACAAGGACACATTATAttagataataataatctaacaTATCATACTATATGATATCATATTATTACAGTGTGTATTATatcattttgtattatattgtatattggATAGCTTGTATCAAATATTGtacaatatattttgttgtatcaTACTGTATTGTCATGTGTTATACCATATTGCCATACTGTACCATATCATATATCAAACTATACTGATCTGAACCACGCCAGAACTGTACCATATAAGTTGGCATAAAACAGGAAGCGTATGAGCTTGCAGATCGGTTCACTGAAGGGCCAGTCGTTCTCGTCTGCGTAGTAATAGATGAGGAAGGGCAGAGTGAAGATGTAGAGTGTGTCGCACATGGTCAGATTGAACATGTAGATAGTGGAGGGCTTCCAGCGCTTAGTGCGGAACACAATCACATACAGCGCTGTGGCGTTCAGCGCCAGGCCAATTACAAAGACGAAGGCATAGCTGACAGGAAGGagaatatatttaaattctTCTTTAAGTTTACAGTAGAAGGCACTGACATTGGCTAGGTTGGTACTGTTGTCAAAGGTGGCCATCTTGATTGTGAGAACACCTGAGTACAAGATAAGTACAAAGGAATAGATTAGTAACATGCTGCATTTGAACCTAAAAGCATTTTACTAACTTACCAAGTGAAACTGTGAagttatcacacacacagaaatagagCAGATTACATTTTACGATGCCCCAAGTCATTCATTTTCAGCAAGCATAAAGCAAGCATAATCGAGCAGCCCATTGTGATTTGGCAATCAAATTTACACAGTTTGTAGCTTGAGTCATCCCATTTTAGCGTCATTGTGCGTTTCACAAAAAGTAAATCCTTTTGAGGCTGACTTTCTTTAATCACCTTGCTGATTGGGTGGCTGAGTACATAAGAGAAAAATTATGAGCGATAGAGAGAAGATGATACTTTAATGGTGGTGTTCAAATTAAACCTGGCAGAATAAATGAGTGTGGGATTATCTGTGCACATATGGAAAGTTGTGGGTTCTATGGCTGCAATATAAGTTACGGTAcaactgtacagtatgtgtatgtaacaaAATGTACTGTTCACCTGGCCCAATAGGTGAGACCTTGACACCTTGTCTCAGTAGATTACTGAAATACCTATCAGTCTAACCTCATTGCCTCTCCATTCTCCtctttccaaaagaaaaaaaaactaatggTTTTAACACATCTCAGCTGCAGAGGATCCAGACAAAGATTCACACAGACTTGCATGGCAACAGCGTTTTACAAAACTTTTAGTGCAGCTGTGTTCTCAAGCAGAAAAACAGCACTCATTCTGGCACTTTGCATGTCAAGGTTTTCCAAAACCTTGTGTctgtgagagggagagacagaggaataACTTTGTAACTCAAACCATACCTTGTTTTGAAACCTTTCTTTCTGCTGTGCTCACTGGAATGCATGCTACATTGTCGTCTCACTTAGCGTCAGTccatttttctcttcctctacAAATCTGTCTGTTTATCTGACAAACTCAGTGTCAAACCAAACTCTTGTGACGCCATGTGGAGCCTCAAAAACTCACATACAACGAAAACAGTAGATGCCAGACTTTTGTCAGTTACAGTGATGAGTTTTTCTGatattattttctctttatacGGCATCCAAGCAGCAAAGCTGTTTGTgccctattgtttttgttctcattcttcttcttctgtctttcttctttttctctgctaaaagtgtttgggcagcaaaaactgctggacgaaaactcaccaaaattgtcAGGTGGGTTGCAAATTTCAACCACTACTACTTAAAAAAATGGCACTCACAGACCTCATGGTGGCCCTATAATCAACTTTACAGttttgcaattatctcgaaAACAGCTTTAgtttagagtcaaacttctatcattattttaatctctggattcatctgcattttgctgcaatagtcttctgctctaaaaacttcaaattatacaactttttatcacttttctctaaaacctatttttgcgGACTCGCTGATCAAATattatcaaaagaattttgatatgtcaatcttttttttttttcataaatttgtacttttgtgtctttatgtaCAATTTCACATAAATGCccataaatcaaaattggcttaagctattgtaaccaaacttgaCGCCTCTGTTCAGATGCTCGGTTGCTTCGTTGCAATATTAtgatattcttccactagggggcactaCACTTGCAAATGATTTATACCTCTAATTAGCTGAATGGATTCATACAAAATTCGGTTTGTACGATATAGGGTCTACTCAGTTGATgtataaaatttggtaatgattgctcaaagcgggcgtggcttattacaagaaatgtaaatttttagacatttctcattccaaacttcaaaaaatctaagaaaatcagGCATATATCCCAGAGCGCTGAATTtatttcagcacatccactgacaTCACTAACATTTGtctcactgcaacctatggcaaattcagaagtcagtcactctatatttttctgAATATGCTAATTAAATTAACATCTATagctccacaagtctttcttcaaacgctACCAAAATCGACATAGACATTCTCTAGATGACCCATATCAAGTTTTTAGATCGGTCAAAGGGTGAGTTTGCAGGGATATTCAATATCTTGCCATAACTCacagtatgcacaacattttcttttttactcagTTTTGGATAGATGCCGtcaaaataattgacaacacaCCGAAAACCAGCAGAATaatatgtgatttttttcagaattttcttACCAGCATCTTGACTGTTGTAAACGTTtcaagtttaaactgacaaaaatatcCGGTTCTGGCACATGTGATGTTACTGCCTCAACTTGTGAAAAGGTGTGTGGAAACAATCGctcaccagtagctcagtcttAAGTCACCTACTCTGGAGATCTGAAggttcaaatccccaggtgGCTGAGTCAGACTTGCTGACAATGGAGGTGTTCAGTTCATAGTGAGTCTAAGTTCTCCGTTTTATTTGGAACCTatgacactttcttcttattttaCTCTGCCAAAAGTGTTTGCTACTTAAACTTTAAAACcttgaaacacaaaatgttgcaggtgggttgaacatttcacccattAGTCAGGTAGGctacatataatgctgtaaaaatcaagtttgcgttATCGCAAATATCTCAAAGactaaattatttcattacTTTAATCTCTTAACTTGCTTGGATCCCGATCAAAATCAATGCCTCTTGCTCCATCTGTATCCTTTCctctcttattttttttctcttcaaaaCAGCTGCAAGTTGAATTTTACAGATAACAGACCCGAGAACGAGCGACCCCTCTTGTAGTCCCCCAAATTCTTCTGTGTGCATGCTAGATCAGCTCACTATTCAGCAATAAAATAATGTGCGCTTGTTAAATTGGATGTAACAATAATCCACATTGTATCCCAAGAAATATACTAAAAAGCCCCCCttcaaaacacatgaaattaCTCACACTGTATGAACGCTATCGCCTTTCAGAGACTGTCCTGCGTTGACCTGTGCAATGTCTGCTCATTCTCAGGTGGGACTCTGAGTGTGTTGTTAATGGCTGAATGCCTACCTAAGATACCTGAGTGGGAGACAAACCTGTGAAAGAAGGTGTGTGCCGCTCTGACAAGCTGTAGCCTGTACACGGTGGAGAGCCTGAGGCTCAGATATTATGTTAAATGGACGATGTCTAAGACAAGACTTTCCCCACCTTAGACTGTAAGAATATTCAGTTTGTTAATTCAGAAAgacattatttaaatgtttttaaagtagaAACAATCCTATTGTAATCCCATGATCATAACTATGATAAGTATAGGAGTAGATAATTATCAATTActttttcttgttctttgtaACCTAGCTTTTTATAGGGAATGGGAAGTAGGACAAGGTCTTTGCACAGTAAGCTATAGTTCTTAACACCAATTCAAAGACAAACATCCTTTTGAAGACAGGTaaatcaaacacacagctaTTAGCGTAAAGATTTTGTAAGCAAGGAATATTAGAAATCTCCTGGCATGCAATCAAAAATATATGGTCCTGTATATCCTTACTAAAATACAGTGGGTCTGACAGCCATACAGACAAACAACAAGAATTTTAAAACTCTGGTGTACAAAGAATATATTGTTTGtgactttttacattttacatttacagaacttgtaaatgaatgtaaatggATGGGTATAGAGAAACACACTATACCTGGCTTTTATAATTTTagctgttgtctgtgtgtgtgtgtgtgtgtgtgtgtgtgagagagagagagagagagagagatgttctGATCAACTGTAGAAAGTCAACTATTGAATTAAGACTCATAAAGACTCACCAGTAGCCTGTCTAGTTGGGCAGTACAACCCCCTATACTGGCAGTCTAGTGCAATACCAATGAAATTACCCAGTAAGGTTACTAAGGTTACTCTTTCCATAAATTACAGTTCATACTTTCCAACCTCTGGTAACTACCAGCTATTTGCCCctatttacagaaaaaaaacctaaaataataaccaaaatgaatcagaaactactcctcaaccattatgcctagatgcataattctggtctcctttgatgGGTCAGAAGAATATGAATCAActgtaaatgattttattttgctattaaagagtaaatggagatgcaatcaaggaaaacatgatattttcatcctcgcctggtataaaatctgTATTATAATAGCAATATcgccatcaaaaccatcatccaactcatAGTAATACAACAGAATAttttctaatacacctggaatacaactgtaactgtaaatttgatgaaaataaactaatagcctatacaacagttattgcacaatttttcaaaaatataccaggcgaatgttcatgttttggccatatttactgtttataatTTCACTGGTATTGAgcgttttcttcaaaacactatttctgtccatacaagcatgttccaaataacataaagcttccaaaacattgaaatattgataaaaacagtgaaaattcatcaacattcctatGACCAAATGAACTCCCAAGCTTTACAGGCCCATAACTTGGGAGCAGATTTGACAAACCTACtcaaaaagtataaaagtacttGGGTAATAAACTACACAAAGTACaagttactttgtgttttaatattgcgTAGTGTGCAGGCCAAATATCTT
Proteins encoded:
- the p2ry2.1 gene encoding P2Y purinoceptor 2 isoform X3; translation: MSVGVLTIKMATFDNSTNLANVSAFYCKLKEEFKYILLPVSYAFVFVIGLALNATALYVIVFRTKRWKPSTIYMFNLTMCDTLYIFTLPFLIYYYADENDWPFSEPICKLIRFLFYANLYGSILFLCCISLHRFIGICYPVHSLSWVSARRARLVSVAVWATVLFCQGPILYFSRTKNQGTLVCYDTTSPELFDDFLVYSSIVSVLMFVLPFLVVMVCNGLIVRKLLEPGWGSEGGAEGESGGPNAHRSKQKSVKMIIIVLAAFMLCFLPFHLTRSLYYVFRYLRQANPAQL